The following are from one region of the Sandaracinus amylolyticus genome:
- the dctP gene encoding TRAP transporter substrate-binding protein DctP translates to MSVAARLASAQEAPVTLRIATLAPRGSAWHRVFTAWGNTLRTQTSGRLTINVMPAGAGDELDLVRRLRAREIDGASFTAIGIGQIARPALVLQAPGVFETYEHLDRARTRMDAELRGLFEQNGATLMGWSDYGQGRIFSTRPIRRPADFREAHPWILENDPIFPELLRVIGATGGVPLPIGQVMGALEQGRIDTVVASATAASALQWHTRLNHVMQQSNAVLLGATLFSKEKVESLPADLQTALRETGRQAHETLQRTVRRDDDRYYQTLSTRPGMTIVDASQYEAEWRQIAQQTRERLVGRVYTRELLDRAIAAAR, encoded by the coding sequence ATGAGCGTGGCAGCTCGCCTCGCCTCCGCGCAGGAAGCCCCGGTCACGCTGCGCATCGCGACGCTCGCGCCGCGCGGCTCCGCGTGGCACCGCGTGTTCACCGCGTGGGGCAACACGCTGCGCACGCAGACCAGCGGACGCCTCACGATCAACGTCATGCCCGCGGGCGCGGGGGACGAGCTCGATCTGGTGCGTCGACTGCGCGCGCGAGAGATCGACGGAGCGAGCTTCACCGCGATCGGGATCGGACAGATCGCGCGCCCCGCGCTCGTGCTGCAGGCGCCCGGCGTGTTCGAGACGTACGAGCACCTCGATCGCGCGCGCACGAGGATGGACGCGGAGCTGCGCGGCCTCTTCGAGCAGAACGGCGCGACGCTCATGGGCTGGAGCGACTACGGGCAGGGCCGCATCTTCTCGACGCGCCCGATCCGTCGCCCCGCGGACTTCCGCGAGGCACACCCGTGGATCCTCGAGAACGATCCGATCTTCCCCGAGCTGCTCCGTGTGATCGGCGCGACCGGCGGCGTGCCGCTGCCGATCGGACAGGTGATGGGCGCGCTCGAGCAGGGCCGCATCGACACCGTCGTCGCGTCGGCGACCGCGGCGAGCGCGCTGCAGTGGCACACGCGGCTCAACCACGTGATGCAGCAGTCGAACGCGGTGCTGCTCGGCGCGACGCTCTTCTCGAAGGAGAAGGTCGAGTCGCTGCCTGCCGATCTGCAGACCGCGCTGCGCGAGACCGGACGCCAGGCCCACGAGACGCTGCAGCGCACGGTGCGTCGCGACGACGATCGTTACTACCAGACGCTCTCGACGCGCCCCGGCATGACGATCGTCGACGCGTCGCAGTACGAGGCGGAGTGGCGGCAGATCGCGCAGCAGACGCGCGAGCGCCTCGTCGGTCGCGTCTACACGCGCGAGCTGCTCGATCGTGCGATCGCCGCCGCGCGTTGA
- a CDS encoding TRAP transporter TatT component family protein: protein MRARELFVFAIFLALALFPGCDTGRFTASQSVGLITRGAAAIQEHWDPELVGDAMPGSILQLEGLYATLPEDDRVGLEMLRAYVSYAYGWLEPQAEEAEARGDLDAQDETMRRARLMYLRARNVGMHHIRLRDSGFDAAVNGDHDAFVQYLDTHYRTAEDVRFLLWTGYAWGSAIAVATDDPELVLDLPKVRAMVERAVELDPSYFEYGGLMFLGALASSVPESLGGDPAQGRILFERALTGTNRSFFQIQLQYARTYAVTTGDRALFISLLREIIDGGDPRADVRLANRLARRRAIRLLQRVDELF from the coding sequence GTGCGGGCTCGAGAGCTCTTCGTTTTCGCCATCTTCCTCGCGCTCGCGCTCTTCCCGGGCTGCGACACCGGCCGCTTCACCGCGAGCCAGAGCGTCGGCCTGATCACCCGCGGCGCAGCGGCGATCCAGGAGCACTGGGACCCCGAGCTCGTCGGCGATGCGATGCCGGGCAGCATCCTGCAGCTCGAAGGCCTCTACGCGACGTTGCCCGAGGACGATCGCGTCGGGCTCGAGATGCTGCGCGCGTACGTCTCGTACGCGTACGGCTGGCTCGAGCCGCAAGCCGAGGAGGCCGAGGCGCGCGGCGATCTCGACGCGCAGGACGAGACGATGCGTCGCGCGCGCCTCATGTACCTGCGCGCGCGCAACGTCGGCATGCATCACATCCGTCTGCGCGACAGCGGGTTCGACGCGGCGGTGAACGGCGATCACGACGCGTTCGTGCAGTACCTCGACACGCACTACCGCACCGCCGAGGACGTGCGCTTCCTGCTCTGGACCGGCTACGCGTGGGGCTCGGCGATCGCGGTCGCGACCGACGATCCCGAGCTCGTGCTCGATCTGCCGAAGGTGCGCGCGATGGTGGAGCGCGCGGTCGAGCTCGACCCGAGCTACTTCGAGTACGGCGGGCTGATGTTCCTCGGCGCGCTCGCATCGTCGGTGCCCGAGTCGCTGGGCGGAGATCCCGCGCAGGGCCGCATCCTCTTCGAGCGCGCGCTCACCGGCACGAACCGATCGTTCTTCCAGATCCAGCTGCAGTACGCGCGCACCTACGCGGTCACCACCGGCGATCGCGCGCTCTTCATCTCGCTGCTGCGCGAGATCATCGACGGTGGTGATCCCCGCGCCGACGTGCGCCTCGCGAACCGCCTCGCGCGGCGTCGCGCGATTCGCCTCCTGCAGCGCGTCGACGAGCTGTTCTAG
- a CDS encoding glycerol-3-phosphate dehydrogenase/oxidase has product MSDFDVIVIGGGVNGTGVARDCALRGMKVLLFEKHDWGFGASGNSSGMIHGGARYLTDTPDVTRLACQDSGYIQRIAPHLVFRIPFLFPIPARGLASRVALAAVDAFFAFYDRYQPLKGGKPHNLLSDHEARALEPGLAGDLRGAITFDEWGIDGARLCLANVLDAEAHGATCRAHHEVISLLRENDAVTGVIARDRETGARFTATAKRVVNATGAWAPITAALASAPSSERAKVRPGKGIHVVFDRRIGNYAIVCKAIDGRQIFSMPWQNVSCLGTTDDDYYGDLDHVRATTDEVRYLVEGVARVVPAVANARVIGTTAGVRPTLYEYGPSEDDLSREHAIVDHTKDGAPGLYSMIGGKLASYRIFAEEMTDQLARDLDVRARGRTHELPLPGGEAPVDALALAESLKLPEPAARRLAYRHGARVSAIGARLARDRDERAVVCPCEPVIEAEVRHAVVVEGARDVADVARRTRLGLGTCGGMRCAHRCAQIVSEERALPPSAAHRMAAEFLIDRYRTRVVALDGAQVRQEELAIARHVAAGMSPELLLEEVRAARHEDET; this is encoded by the coding sequence ATGAGCGACTTCGACGTCATCGTCATCGGCGGCGGCGTCAACGGCACCGGCGTCGCCCGTGACTGCGCGCTGCGCGGCATGAAGGTGTTGCTCTTCGAGAAGCACGACTGGGGCTTCGGCGCGTCGGGCAATTCCTCAGGGATGATCCACGGCGGCGCGCGCTACCTGACCGACACGCCCGACGTCACGCGCCTCGCCTGCCAGGACAGCGGCTACATCCAGCGCATCGCGCCGCACCTCGTCTTCCGCATCCCGTTCCTCTTCCCGATCCCCGCGCGCGGCCTCGCATCACGCGTCGCGCTCGCCGCCGTCGACGCGTTCTTCGCGTTCTACGATCGTTATCAGCCGCTCAAGGGCGGCAAGCCCCACAACCTGCTCAGCGATCACGAAGCGCGCGCGCTCGAGCCCGGGCTCGCCGGCGATCTGCGCGGCGCGATCACCTTCGACGAGTGGGGCATCGACGGCGCGCGCCTCTGCCTCGCGAACGTGCTCGACGCCGAGGCCCACGGCGCGACCTGCCGCGCCCATCACGAGGTCATCTCGCTGCTCCGCGAGAACGACGCGGTCACCGGCGTCATCGCGCGCGATCGCGAGACCGGCGCGCGCTTCACCGCGACCGCGAAACGCGTCGTCAACGCGACCGGCGCGTGGGCGCCGATCACCGCCGCGCTCGCGAGCGCGCCTTCTTCCGAGCGCGCGAAGGTGCGTCCCGGCAAGGGCATCCACGTCGTCTTCGATCGCCGCATCGGGAACTACGCGATCGTCTGCAAGGCGATCGACGGTCGTCAGATCTTCTCGATGCCCTGGCAGAACGTGAGCTGTCTCGGCACCACCGACGACGACTACTACGGCGATCTCGATCACGTCCGCGCGACCACCGACGAGGTCCGCTATCTGGTCGAAGGTGTCGCCCGTGTCGTGCCCGCCGTCGCGAACGCGCGCGTCATCGGCACCACCGCGGGCGTGCGCCCCACGCTCTACGAGTACGGCCCGAGCGAGGACGACCTCTCGCGCGAGCACGCGATCGTCGATCACACCAAGGACGGCGCGCCCGGCCTCTACTCGATGATCGGCGGCAAGCTCGCGAGCTATCGCATCTTCGCCGAGGAGATGACGGACCAGCTCGCGCGGGATCTCGACGTGCGCGCGCGGGGCCGCACCCACGAGCTTCCGCTGCCGGGCGGCGAGGCACCGGTGGACGCGCTTGCGCTCGCGGAGTCGCTGAAGCTGCCCGAGCCCGCGGCGCGTCGGCTCGCCTATCGTCACGGCGCGCGCGTCAGCGCGATCGGCGCGCGCCTCGCGCGTGATCGCGACGAGCGCGCGGTGGTGTGCCCGTGCGAGCCGGTGATCGAGGCCGAGGTGCGGCACGCGGTGGTGGTCGAGGGCGCGCGCGACGTCGCCGATGTCGCGCGTCGCACCAGGCTCGGGCTCGGCACCTGTGGCGGCATGCGGTGCGCGCATCGCTGCGCGCAGATCGTCTCGGAGGAGCGCGCGCTCCCGCCCAGCGCGGCCCATCGCATGGCCGCGGAGTTCTTGATCGACCGCTACAGAACCCGGGTGGTCGCGCTCGACGGCGCACAGGTGCGCCAGGAAGAGCTCGCGATCGCGCGGCACGTCGCGGCGGGCATGAGCCCCGAGCTGCTCCTCGAAGAGGTTCGCGCGGCGCGCCACGAGGACGAGACGTGA
- a CDS encoding cyclic nucleotide-binding domain-containing protein: MEALGKIQLFNGIHPKGLERIASICSEETYRLGDVVFREGDVGDKLYLILDGKIRISREVSGMGEEALAVLGAGQAFGEMSLIDDFPRSADARVHERCRLLVLTKEALEDLLFLDKDLAYEILWNFVRILSSRLRETNDKMTFLSVTGKF, encoded by the coding sequence GTGGAAGCTCTCGGCAAGATCCAGCTCTTCAACGGGATCCACCCGAAGGGTCTGGAGCGCATCGCGTCGATCTGCTCGGAGGAGACCTATCGCCTCGGCGACGTCGTGTTCCGCGAGGGCGACGTCGGCGACAAGCTCTACCTGATCCTCGACGGCAAGATCCGCATCTCGCGCGAGGTCTCGGGCATGGGCGAGGAAGCGCTCGCGGTGCTCGGCGCGGGCCAGGCGTTCGGCGAGATGTCGCTCATCGACGACTTCCCGCGCAGCGCCGATGCGCGCGTGCACGAGCGCTGTCGACTCCTCGTGCTCACCAAGGAAGCGCTCGAGGATCTGCTCTTCCTCGACAAGGATCTCGCCTACGAGATCCTGTGGAACTTCGTGCGCATCCTGAGCTCGCGCCTGCGCGAGACCAACGACAAGATGACGTTCTTGTCGGTCACCGGGAAGTTTTGA
- the gluQRS gene encoding tRNA glutamyl-Q(34) synthetase GluQRS: protein MSSYRGRFAPSPTGRVHLGTARTALVAWLRARSQRGAYVMRVEDIDAPRVVPGAMEAMLEDLRWLGLDWDEGPDVGGALGPYVQSLRLERYEAAYELLRARGHLYPCTCTRKEIASIASAPHGEEPIYPGLCREGRTHPERASAWRFRMHDAPTFADVMHGASRVGMGAGDFVVRRADGVFSYQLAVVVDDRAMRITEVVRGDDLLSSTPRQIALHRALGGEPPAWMHVPLVVGPDGERLGKRHGSTAIAELRARGVRAESIVGWLARSLGMQGPSTIAARELVDGFDVAMLSREVVVADVATLFFA, encoded by the coding sequence ATGAGCTCTTATCGAGGGCGCTTCGCGCCCTCGCCGACGGGGCGCGTTCATCTGGGCACCGCGCGCACGGCGTTGGTCGCGTGGCTGCGCGCGCGATCGCAGCGCGGGGCGTACGTGATGCGCGTCGAGGACATCGATGCGCCGCGCGTGGTGCCGGGCGCGATGGAAGCGATGCTCGAGGATCTGCGCTGGCTCGGGCTCGACTGGGACGAAGGGCCCGACGTCGGCGGCGCGCTCGGGCCCTACGTGCAGTCGCTGCGGCTCGAGCGCTACGAGGCCGCCTACGAGCTGCTGCGCGCGCGCGGGCACCTCTATCCGTGCACCTGCACGCGCAAGGAGATCGCGAGCATCGCGAGCGCGCCGCACGGGGAGGAGCCGATCTATCCCGGGCTCTGTCGCGAAGGACGGACCCACCCCGAGCGCGCATCGGCGTGGCGCTTCCGGATGCACGACGCGCCGACGTTCGCCGACGTGATGCACGGCGCCTCGCGCGTCGGGATGGGCGCGGGGGACTTCGTGGTGCGACGCGCCGATGGCGTCTTCTCGTATCAGCTCGCGGTGGTCGTCGACGACCGTGCGATGCGGATCACCGAGGTGGTGCGCGGCGACGATCTGCTCTCGTCCACGCCGCGACAGATCGCGCTCCATCGCGCGCTCGGTGGCGAGCCGCCGGCGTGGATGCACGTGCCGCTGGTGGTGGGCCCCGATGGAGAGCGGCTCGGCAAGCGCCACGGCTCGACGGCGATCGCCGAGCTGCGTGCGCGCGGCGTGCGCGCGGAGTCGATCGTGGGCTGGCTCGCGCGCTCGCTCGGGATGCAGGGACCGAGCACGATCGCGGCGCGCGAGCTCGTCGATGGGTTCGACGTCGCGATGCTCTCGCGCGAGGTCGTGGTCGCCGACGTCGCGACGCTCTTCTTCGCGTAG
- a CDS encoding YIP1 family protein, producing MSHEGAHCGVHEARDARFTCERCGTFGCAECRFGGEPPENAPPRFAICVACAKDGFAEPIPWERRKELGIRHAFIETTKLATREPTRFFRTPAIEKGPTGALFYGLGAYALGQITLLLSMGLLMAAGGAVAGIATEEPMVAGVLGAYGCAIAGFSPFFVAQGIAQTLLAVIIAAGASHGTLVVMKRAKGKFESTLRAVAYSYAPYVWLGLPVCGGLIAYVWMIAIEFRAIRETHQCGSDGAALAVFGYRMLLVLLFIGLYAAIGVLMFLYMPGPRPGFDPVTSP from the coding sequence TTGAGCCACGAAGGCGCGCACTGCGGCGTGCACGAGGCGCGCGATGCGCGCTTCACCTGTGAGCGCTGCGGCACCTTCGGATGCGCGGAGTGTCGCTTCGGCGGCGAGCCTCCCGAGAACGCACCGCCTCGTTTCGCGATCTGCGTCGCGTGCGCGAAGGACGGCTTCGCCGAGCCGATTCCGTGGGAGCGCCGCAAGGAGCTCGGCATTCGTCACGCGTTCATCGAGACGACGAAGCTCGCCACGCGGGAGCCGACGCGCTTCTTCCGCACCCCAGCGATCGAGAAAGGCCCCACCGGCGCGCTCTTCTACGGGCTCGGCGCGTATGCGCTCGGGCAGATCACGCTGCTGCTCTCGATGGGTCTGCTCATGGCGGCGGGCGGCGCGGTCGCGGGCATCGCGACCGAAGAGCCGATGGTCGCCGGCGTCCTCGGCGCGTACGGCTGCGCGATCGCGGGGTTCAGCCCGTTCTTCGTCGCGCAGGGCATCGCGCAGACGCTGCTCGCGGTGATCATCGCGGCGGGCGCGTCGCACGGCACGCTCGTCGTGATGAAGCGCGCGAAGGGCAAGTTCGAGAGCACGCTGCGCGCGGTCGCATACAGCTACGCGCCGTACGTATGGCTCGGCCTCCCGGTATGCGGCGGGCTCATCGCTTACGTCTGGATGATCGCCATCGAGTTCCGCGCGATCCGCGAGACCCATCAGTGCGGCAGCGACGGCGCGGCGCTCGCAGTCTTCGGGTACCGCATGCTCCTCGTGCTGCTCTTCATCGGCCTCTACGCCGCGATCGGCGTGCTGATGTTCCTCTACATGCCGGGCCCGCGACCCGGGTTCGATCCCGTGACCAGCCCATGA
- a CDS encoding FAD-dependent oxidoreductase: MTDVIVVGAGIAGLSAALAASRAGAKVLVIDGGAGATSLSGGAWDVATVNDPFAAPRTIDRALDAHREPAHPWARLPRTLARQALAASHDALAEALAIYPSLGDHADAALAATELGLVRRAALVQHAVLDLGPIPNARIAVAWMRALRSFDGPFVAASLNERAVRAGDARRFVAVEVELFRRAGDVTLLPHEIAALLDAGDARRRLVTTLSRALGGASFDAVLVPPLLGLEDDRVRALVETGIELPIGEVVESLAGAQALRLARRIATALERASIPRREARVARVRAPEVHLVDGTVLRAGAVILATGKHVGGGVQSASHDVREPLAGLPLYSRGRALPLSSSARGRDPRALYGDDPFTPGAGFSLGVGWDASMRALDAHGTPLSRDLFVCGALLEGTHPSDGTGMGVAATTGWIAGTSATS, from the coding sequence GTGACCGACGTCATCGTCGTCGGCGCGGGGATCGCGGGCCTGTCCGCCGCGCTCGCGGCGTCGCGCGCCGGCGCGAAGGTCCTCGTGATCGACGGCGGTGCCGGCGCGACGTCGTTGAGTGGTGGCGCGTGGGATGTCGCGACGGTGAACGATCCGTTCGCCGCACCGCGCACGATCGATCGTGCGCTCGATGCGCACCGCGAGCCCGCGCATCCGTGGGCCCGCCTTCCGCGCACCCTCGCGCGCCAAGCGCTCGCCGCGTCGCACGATGCGCTCGCCGAAGCGCTCGCCATCTACCCGTCGCTCGGCGATCACGCCGACGCTGCGCTCGCCGCGACCGAGCTCGGCCTGGTGCGTCGCGCCGCGCTGGTGCAGCACGCGGTGCTCGATCTCGGACCGATCCCGAACGCGCGCATCGCGGTGGCGTGGATGCGCGCGCTGCGCTCGTTCGACGGTCCGTTCGTCGCCGCCTCGCTCAACGAGCGCGCGGTGCGCGCCGGCGATGCCCGCCGCTTCGTCGCGGTCGAGGTCGAGCTCTTCCGGCGCGCCGGCGACGTCACGCTGCTCCCCCACGAGATCGCCGCGCTCCTCGACGCGGGCGATGCGCGACGACGTCTCGTCACCACGCTCTCTCGCGCGCTCGGTGGCGCGTCGTTCGACGCGGTCCTCGTGCCGCCGCTCCTCGGGCTCGAGGACGATCGCGTGCGCGCGCTGGTCGAGACCGGGATCGAGCTGCCGATCGGCGAGGTCGTCGAGTCGCTCGCCGGCGCGCAGGCGCTGCGTCTGGCGCGTCGGATCGCGACCGCGCTCGAGCGCGCGTCGATCCCGCGGCGCGAGGCTCGCGTCGCGCGGGTGCGCGCACCCGAGGTGCACCTGGTCGACGGCACCGTCCTGCGCGCGGGCGCCGTGATCCTCGCGACCGGAAAGCACGTCGGAGGTGGCGTGCAGAGCGCGTCGCACGACGTGCGCGAGCCGCTCGCCGGGCTGCCGCTCTACTCGCGCGGCCGCGCGCTCCCGCTGAGCTCGAGCGCGCGCGGACGTGATCCTCGCGCGCTCTACGGAGACGATCCGTTCACGCCGGGCGCGGGGTTCTCGCTCGGCGTCGGATGGGACGCGTCGATGCGCGCGCTCGACGCCCACGGCACGCCGCTGTCACGCGACCTCTTCGTGTGCGGCGCGCTGCTCGAGGGCACGCATCCCTCCGACGGAACGGGCATGGGCGTCGCCGCGACCACCGGCTGGATCGCAGGCACGAGCGCGACGTCGTGA